Sequence from the Methanococcoides sp. LMO-2 genome:
GTCGGCAGGTCTTCCTTGCTGTGTACAAACTCTCTTTTTATGCTGTTCACAGACTTCAGGTCATTGTTTGCCTTTTCAAAGTCCTCAGAGAACACCTTCAAGGCATCCTCCACCTCTTTACGGAAAATTACCTTCCACATATCTTCGAAAAGAAGCTTTAACTGCTTAACATCAAAATCAGTATAATCGGTCTTTTTGTTGGCCACGCCGACGAGTGCCACGATCTTCTGCCCATCATATATTGGAACGCTCATGTGGCGGACGATCTCCATATGCCCTTCAGGATATCCGTTTTTTACCGAACCTGAAAGATGGTTATTGAAGATCACAGGTTGGCGCTGCCTGATAGCTTCCAGGAACGAACAACTCTCTTCAACGGAATAGAGTTGTTTCTTTGTTTTTACATTGCAGGTCGTTCCTGCTGTTTCAGACTACGAATGAACAGTGATGGTATCTTCAGACTGGTTCACCAGGGCAAAGTAACCAGCTTCGCTTCCCATCAGTTTGATACCTTCTTCAAGTATGAATTCAATGATCTCTTTGACCGAATGGGAACTCATCTGATTGAGCCTGAGAAGCGTTTCCAGTCGTGCTTCATTGATCTGAAGGGCTTCTTCGACTTTTTTGTTCTCTGTGATATCAAAAATAATTCCCTGGATGCTTTCAATATCCCCGCGATCATTTCGTTTCATAAGTGATCTTTCATCGACCCAGCGAATCTCCCCAAATTTGGTAATAATCCGGTACTGCCGTGTGAAACCAACAAGTTTGTCCTTTTTAGAATAATCTAAAAAGTCCTCTTTTAAATGATCAATGTCATCAGGATGCACTATATCTGCATACGTTAACTTTCCATCTATGAACTCTTCCGGATCATAACCAAACTGGAGTATATTCTCTGATACAAAATCAACATTCCAGTCCTCATCGGTATCCCAAAGGAAAATTACTGCCTGACTACTGTTTATTATTATTTCAATGTCTTCACTGCTGATCATCCAAGAATCATTTCCTTTTTTGTTGAGGATATATAGGCCTTAAATTGTGAGTTTATATCGTATATTATCTTAACGATTGTGAAGAAACATTCGTGGCGTGGCGAACTTTCTACAAATAGTATATCCACTTACTACTATAATAAAAAAGAATAAATTCAATTTCCCAAAGAATTGGCTACTAAATATATGTCTTTTCTTAATCTCAAATAAAAGTTCAAAAATCAAACCTGCAAATTTTAAATGCAGATAAATATTAATCAATCAGACTAAGAACATCTATTATTAAGTGAAACGTTCAGTATGGAATCCCCACAACTGAAGGGATCATCGTTGGTATTGAGCAGATTGGCTTTTTCCGATACAATCGGAATCGTAAATGTAAACTTACTACCAACACCCAATTCGCTTTCAACCCAGATCTTACCACTATGAAGATTCACATATTCCTTTGCAAGCATGAGCCCCAGACCGATGCCACCATATTTACGGGTAGTTGAGCCATCCACCTGCATGAACGGATTGAATATCCTGACACGATCTTCCTTCGAAATACCAATTCCCGTATCAACAACTGATATACGGGCATGGTCGTCCTCCCTGGTAGCATAGATCTCTACAACTCCTCCTTCAGGAGTGAATTTGATCGCATTATCTACAAGACCATGAAGAATGTCTTTGATCTTCACAGGATCAGCAAAGATCTCTGCCAATTGTGGATCAACATGTGATTCTAACAGAACGTTCTTTTTTGATGCAATTACAATGCGTGATTCCTTTACCTCAACAATGCTTTTTTGCAGGTTGAACAGATCACATTCCAGATCAGTATTTCCAGCATGGATATTGCTTATATCAAGTATGTGATTAATAAGATTCAGCAGTTCTTCCCCATGATTTTTAATTGTAAAAGCATATTTCTTCTGTTTCTCATTAAGTTCACCAGCCATCTCATTGGCCAGTATGTCTGAAAAGCCAATGATAGGGTTGAGCGGAGTCCTGAGCTCATGACTTACATTTGCAAGGAATTCGGATTTAGTCCTGTTTGCCTCTTCGGCTGCAAGTTTGGAAGCTATCAAGGCCTGTCTGGCTTGCTTCCAGCTGCTTATATCCCTGAGAATTGCCATGGTCGCCGGATGACCCTTATATTGGACTACAGATGCACTTACATTCACAGGAAGCAGGGCTCCAGACTTAGAGATGATCTCTATCTCATAATGGTTAGAGACTTTTTCCCCGTTCAGTCTCCTCCTGTACTTTTCCTTTATAGTATCAACATGCTTCGGAGAAACAAATTCAATAAAGGACCTTTCAACGATTTGTTCATACGAATAGCCGGCCATTTCCTGCATCGTTCTGTTGGCAAATTTGATAGAATCACCCTGAAGGATAATTATACCATCGTTACCATTTTCAACGATCGTTGAATACTTTTTCTCACTTTCATATAGCTTGAGCTCGGCTTTTTTGTGTTCAGTGATATCATTGATTAGACATATTGTCCTCTCATATTTACCATTGGACTTGTTGATACCGGACGAATTGATGACCACATCAATGAGAGTTCCATCTTTCTTTACCACCTTGTACTCTTCATTATAGGAAACTCCGGTTTCAAGTATTTCCTGAAGGGATTCTAAAGCTTTATCCATATAATCCGGATGGATGATCTTTGACATTGGATTCCCAACGATCTCTTTTTTATCATAACCCAGGACATTTTTGATCCGACTGTTGCAATCTACAATGATACCATTTTCATCAACTGATGTGATAAGATTGGCTGCAGATTCGAATATTGAGCGATAAAGTTCTTCACTCTTATTAATTAGATCTAAATTTATTTTGTTGTTCAGCGATATTGCAAGATAATCACCGAATGTCTTGGCAAGGAGTGCATCATTTTCATTGAAATCACCATCTTTGTAGGAAAAACCCATTAAACCCAGAGTTTTGCCTTCTATACGCAAAGGAGTGAACAGCACATTCGGAAGGTCCATATGACCTTCGGGCATATACTTTGTCCATTCACTGTTCATGAAATCATTGTGATAGACAACATTCCCCTTCTTGTATACTTCATCCCGTAATCCCCTTACGGGCATTGGCAACTCAGGATCAACGAAGCACGACATACCACCATCTTCCAGGAAAAGGACCTTATTCTCATCCCCTGTTTCCGATAGCAATGCAACATATCCGGCTTTTGCACCAATGGTCCTTGCACAGGCATCAAAGACAATCCTTGCTACTGCTTCAAAATCCTTGTTCTTCAAAATTGAATGGGCTGAATTCAGAAGTTCTGTTATCTCATTTTCTTTCTGGGTAGAATATTTCAGTGTTTCTATAAGCTCAAATTCAGCGCTTTTGTTTTTTGTAATATCTTTCTTAAAAGTAATTATACGCTCATCAGAAAGTACCGAAGAACTCACATTCCACCATCTTTTACATCCATTCTTTGTCAAGAACTGAACATCAAGATCAATAATACCATTCTTCTTCAATTCATTGAATTTTTTCAGCAAAAATTCATGATGTTCTACAGGAGTTATATCCAGGAAGTTCATTCCGACCAATTCATCTTCAGAGTAGCCTGTTATTCTACATGCAGACTTATTGACCTCAATATAGTTTCCATCCAGATCGGATACAAATACAGCATCAGGTGCATTATCTATGTAATTTCTGAACTTAGCTTCACTTTCTATCAATGATTGCTTTGCCTTTTTGCGATCAGTTATGTCCCTTGTTGTTCCCTGGAATCCTATTGGAGAGCCATCTTCATCACAAAGTACCTTCCCAACAATCTCAACGGGAAACTCTGTACCATCCTTTCTACGAAGTACAGCCTCAAATTTCACTCCTGAAGCATCCGGCAGCCTGTCAATACCTTCCTGAATGAAATTCAAGATCGTCTGGTAATTCAGATCATCGCAGTGATCATAAACTTTAGTCCCGATGAACTCATCGGGAGTATATCCTGAAATAATATAACAAGATGGACTTACATAAGTAAACTCCAGATCTTTATTCATGACCCATATAGCATCAAGACTGTTATGTGCAAGAAGACGATAGTTTTCCTCACTTTCTATTAAGGTATTCTCAGCTTTCTTGCGTTCAGTTATGTCAAGTGCACTGAAAGTAACTCCTTTCAATTGATCATCGGGATCTATAGGTGATGAACTAAGAATTATGTCAATGATGTTGCCATCTTTTCTCTTCCATTGAGTTTCTACAACTCCGGTGCCCTTTTTTTGGATCAGGGAATATTTTTCCCTTCCAACATACTCAAATTCATCATTTGTAGGATAAAGTATCCTTGCACTCTGACCAAGCAGTTCATCTCTTGAGTATCCTGTCATTTTACAAATACGGTCATTAACTTCTCTTAGGATTCGCTCCTGAACAACACCTATTCCAGCAGGTACAGCCCTGAATATGCTATCAAGACGATTTCCCCTATCACGTATTTGTTCTTCTGCAAGTTTGCGATCAGTGATATCAATGTGCTGTAAAAGGACATTTGTAGGATAAGTTTTTGAAAGTGGTGTCACCTTCAGCAAAAACCAGCGCTTTTCATCAGGACTGTGACAGGGGTACTCTATTTTTAATAGGCCTTTATTTCCATTTATGACATCAATTATCCCTTTTGCTATACATGAAGCTTCAATTGAGTTTTCACCTGTTGATTCATTACAAATATTCAAGTAATTTGTTCCTTCGCTGAATTTTGCAGGATAAGATCCACTATCCCCAGCAAACTGTTTCCAGCTCTGGTTTGTATAAATAATAATACCCTCAGAAGACACTATTGCAATGTTGTCTTCCCACAGATCGAAAATGCCTGAAAAGCTTAGATCGCTTTTCTAATTGTCAGAAAGGAAATCTGACATCGACAAATTATTACCACGTTTTTCCAAAAATCCACCTATTGTGAAATAGTAAATTATAATATATAAAATTTGAAGTATATCTATAATAGAATATTAGTTGATTGATATAATCATATAGGAATGAGATTCAAATTTTAGGATTTATTACAAAAGTATAAATGTCTAACATATACTGAATCCAGGATCATTTGTTTTATTTATCCAGTTAGAAACTAAATTTAATATATCACCACATAGAAAAAGAAAAAGTATAAGTGATTTTAGAAAATGGTGTAAAGATCATGTCAGACATCCTCTTCTGGGTATACCTGGTAAATGCAGTCCTGCTGATAAACCATGAGATCGATTCTGCTTACTGGAAAGAATGGGATCTCTTCAGGCTGCCAGGTGGAATAACAGGATTCCTTCTAATACACATTCCGGTACTATTTTTTGTACTATACGGACTGGTCCTGGTCTTCCAGCAGTCTTTCACCGGCCTGATATTTTCATTGATCCTGAGCCTTAGCGGCATCTTTGCATTTACAGCCCACATGTATTTCATAAGGAAAGGCAGAGATGAGTTCAAGACAACTATCTCACTATTCATTCTGATCTCAACGCTGATAGTATCACTGGTACAAGCCTACCTCACCATCAGCCTAATTCTAAAATGATGCAGCAAGAAAAGACAGTAACAAGTAACATTATCTGCCTTCACCACATCTATTAATTCATGAACACATCACCAAAGATCCCCATCACCGATGAGCATATGCACATAGATCCCCGTGCAAAGGGACTGAAAGCTGTCAAAGAGTTCCAGAATGTAGGAGGAACTCACATAATCCTTGTTACCAAACCCACCTGGACCATCGGAGTGGAGGTCACAAAACCGGAGGACTACAGGATCGTCTTCGATGAGACCGTAGACCTTGCCAGACAGATCAACGAGACCGGTGTCAAAGCTTTCCCGGTGCTCGGTGTCCACCCGGCCGAGATCACCAAACTCACCGAACGCATGGAACTTGACAGGGCTGTTGAACTTATGAAGAGCGGCCTTGAGATCGCTGCAACGTACGTCGATGAAGGAGTTGCCGTAGGACTCAAGAGCGGACGCCCACACTACCCGGTCTCAGAAGAGATATGGGATGCTTCCAATGAAATCATGGAACATGGATTCATGCTCGCAAAGGATCATGACTGTGCGATCCAGCTGCATACCGAGAGCGTTGAGGAGCCGGAACTTATCGATATAACTGAAAGAGCAAAAAGAACAGGCATCCGACTGAATAAGGTGGTCAAGCATTACGCCCCCCCTCTTGTGAATGTTTGTGAGAAGCTTGGGATATTCCCAGGAGTGCTGGCTGGCAAAGGTGCCATCGAGCAGGCCCTTGAAGAAGGAACACGGTTCATGATGGAAACCGATTATATTGATGATCCTGATAGGCCGGGGGCCGTACTGGGACCAAAGACCATTCCCAGAAGGACATTGAAGCTTGTGGAAGAGTACGGTGAGGAGCCGTTCTGGAAAGTGCACAAGGAGAATGTGGAAGAGGTCTATGAGGTTGAGATCGAAATTTAAAACTTCAAATTAAAATTTAAAACCTCAAACTTTTATTTTTAATATTAAACCCCGAACCCTTCCTGCAGGCACTTTTCCCTCCTGCAACCGGCTGTCAGCCTTAGTTCCTCTCGTATCTCTATACAGTTCTCCCATGGACCATGGACATTGCAATATGCAATTGCACAAAATTCCCGGTACTTGCCAAAATATACCAACCCGAAAACAGCATCCGGTTTTACTCCCGGACCGAAGGTTGCCCTGCCGATGGTGACCGTGTCCATCATCTTGGTGCGGCCATAGAGCTCAATATATTCGATATGATGCTCAGGGGTGTTCGGATGTATCGCTTTTTCTCCCACAACAACGCGGATATATTCCTTCCCTGTACCTTCGTAGTTTCTGAGAACTTCGATTGTTGGGATGTGTCTTTCTTTTGAACGGTCATCGACATTATTTGTGTCTTCGGACCCTATGATCTCAGAAAATTCCATGATATTACATTCTGGTTGTTGTGTGATATTCTTAACGGGAACCTTGAGATGGCAACACTAAAGATTTAAATCGAGGAGCTCTGGAAATCCAAAACTTTATTGCCACATAGACATTGAAAGTTCTTTTAATATTAAATGAATTTTTAATTGGGGTATAGGATAATGAGAATTATTGTAAAGACTGGAGTGAGCATATTGATAATAGGCATTCTGCTCGTGGGATTTGCATGGGGAGGGTCGTCGGATCCTGTAAATAACGATGATAGCGAATTAGATGATCCCGAACATACTGATGGGATCTTTGATCCAAATAACTCCAATTCCCTTTTTGAAGAGTACAAGAGTGATCCATTGTTCATAGCCAGCAGAGGAAACTTTCCCGAAACAATCGATAGGGAGTGGAAAAATTCAGTTAATGACTGCTGGCTATCTCTTTCCATAAATCAACCGGCATACACAATTGATAGTTCTATAAGAAGCATCGCTGCCAATAGTGAATTTTTGATCGTAGATATAAGCTATGATCAGCATGGAAAAATGAATGAGTCAAGAATTGATGAGATCTATCGGAAGATCGATGATCACTGTGAGCGTGAAGAGGGTATCAGTGGTATATCCGTGGTATTTATGTGGCCAATGGAAGATGAGAGCATACCACTTCCTGATTATGGACCGGAGATCTTTGAGGAAGCTAAAAGCAGTCCATCGTTCATAGCTGCCTACGGAACAATGCCTGTGATTACGCAGGAAAGTGAAAAAAGAAGATGGATAGATTAGCTTGGACATACAAAAGATAGGGAACTCGACCCGTTCTTTGCTTCATCTAACGGACCTCTGATAAGTTATGGAGTGTACATCAACGGATACCTGAGTGTGGGCATGAACTCAGAAACACCTGAAAAAGTAAACGAATCCGTAATTGACGAAATATATCAGACGATAGACAAGCACTTCGAACAGGAAGCAGGTATAGACGAAGTCCCGGTAGTATTTGAATGGGAGAGTCCTATAATCCTATGTGAAGAGGTAGTCAGTCCGCCATCATCGGATGAAGAAGATATTTGTGTGATAGATGATGATGGAAATGTTGTAACCTATACAAGGGATGAAGCTTATTTAGATGAAGAAGGGAATCTTGTGGTCATCGATAATGGAACACCGGAGGAGATCGGGACAGAAACCCAAACACCGGGATTCACCTCAATACTGCTCACTATCGGACTGTTATTTTCGGCAAGGCTGAGAAAGTAATTGGATAATCAGATCAGCGGATCAGGGAGATCATCCCTGATCCAGACATCTTTTCCAATAAAAGAGGAAGGAAAATCTTTGCCATATTGACTGAAAAATACAATGACAATGTTTTTGGCAGACCCTCTTGAAGAGTATATTTAAGTTTGTAATGAAAAACTAAGAAACTAATAATAAAGCAATATTTCACCTCAACAGCAAACCTTTAATGCTCTCACTCAAATATCTCAAACCCCAACTTATCCTTCAAAGCATTACATATCTGAAAACACTACCTTCCAGAAACCATGTCCCTGAAAAATATAATCGTCAAAGGTGCCAAGGAGCACAACCTGAAGAATATCGATCTCGTATTCCCCCGTGACAAACTGATAGTCATAACAGGGCTCAGCGGATCAGGAAAATCATCCCTTGCTTTTGATACCATATATGCAGAGGGACAGAGGCGATACGTGGAATCACTTTCAGCTTATGCGAGGCAGTTCCTGGGACTTATGGAAAAACCGGACGTCGAGTACATAGAGGGACTTTCCCCTGCGATCTCCATCGAGCAGAAGACAACCAGCAAGAACCCGCGTTCCACAGTGGGAACGGTTACTGAGATCTATGACTATCTCAGGCTGCTCTATGCAAGAATAGGCATCAGGCACTGCCCAAAATGTGGCAAGACCATAGAGCCTCAGAGTGTTGACCAGATCGTTGACAGCATCATGAAAATAGATGAAGGGTCAAAGGTCCATATCCTTGCACCCCTTGTGAGGGAACGTAAAGGAGAGTACAAAAAATTGCTCACGGACCTCAGGGGAGAAGGGTTTGCACGCGCAAGGGTGGATGGAGATATCGTATCACTGGATGATGCCGAGACCATCGAACTTGGACGCTACTACAAGCACAACATCGAAGTGGTTGTGGACAGGCTTGCCATCAAGAAAGGCATCGAAGAAAGATTGTCGGATTCCGTGGAGACTGCGCTTGAGAAGAGTGGCGGTACCCTGATGGTACATGTTCTTGACGGCGATGAGATGGTGTTCAGCGAAAACCTCGCATGTACGGACTGTGGGATCGGATTTGAGGAAATGGAACCTTCTGCGTTCTCTTTCAACAGTCCTCAGGGTGCATGTGAAGAATGCCACGGTCTTGGAACTTCAATGGAGTTCGACCCTGAACTGATCGTACCTGACCCCACCCTGACATTGAGAGAAGGTGCCATCGAGCACTGGAGCAAGAAAGACGGCTACTACATGCAGGCACTGGAATCCGTGGGACAGCATTTCGGATTCTCACTGGATGTGCCCTTCGAGGAGCTTGAACAAAAGCACAAGGACATAATCTTCAACGGTACCAATGAAATGATAAACTACGTGCACATCGGTAAGAACGGTGGTATGTGGAAGCATAAAGGTCGTTTCCGGGGAGTCATCTCCAATATTTCAAAAACTTATGATAATACCGAATCTGAGAACACGAAGGACAGGTTGAGGAAGTATATCACAACCAAGCCATGTACTACCTGTAGTGGCAACAGGCTGAAACCCGCCAGCCTTGCTGTGACCATCAACGACAGCAACATCATCCAGGTCACGCAGATGTCCGTGGAGACATCATTGCAGTTCTTCGAGGAACTGGAACCGACCCTCACACCACGCGAGTATTCCATTGCACGACTGATTCTCAAAGAGATCAAGGCAAGGCTTGGTTTCCTCATGGACGTCGGCCTTGATTACCTTACACTTAGCCGTTCAGCAGCGACCCTTTCAGGAGGAGAGGCACAGCGTATCAGGCTGGCCACCCAGATCGGATCCAGCCTCATGGGAGTGCTGTACATCCTGGATGAGCCAAGCATAGGGCTGCACCAGAGAGACAACCTCAGGCTGATCAATACACTGAAACATCTTCGTGATATCGGCAACACGGTAGTTGTCGTGGAGCATGACGAAGAGACCATACTCAATTCAGATCACGTGGTAGATATGGGACCTGGTGCAGGTATCCACGGTGGAGAGGTCGTGGCAGAGGGCACGCCTGAAGAAATTATGGCACACCCTGATTCTCTTACCGGTCAGTACATGAGCGGAAAACTTGAGATCGCTGTGCCGGAGAAGAGGCGCAAACCAGCCGGTAAGCTGATCTTAAAAGGTGCATCACAGAACAATCTCAAGGGTATCGATGTGAAATTCCCACTTGGTGTCATGGCATGCGTCACCGGCGTATCCGGTTCCGGAAAGAGCACACTGATCAATGAGACCCTCAACAAAGTGCTTGCACAGAAGCTCCACCGCGCAAGGGACAGGCCTGGCAAGTACAAGGAAATCAAGGGTCTTGACCTGATAGACAAGGTCATCACCATCGACCAGTCACCGATCGGAAGAACACCACGTTCCAATCCTGCTACCTACACCAACCTATTCACACCTATCAGGGAGCTATTTGCACAAACAAAGATGGCAAAGGCAAGAGGATACAAACCCGGAAGGTTCAGCTTCAATGTTCGCGGAGGACGGTGTGAGACCTGCTCAGGTGACGGTATCATTACAATTGAGATGCACTTTTTGCCTGACGTCTATGTGCCCTGTGAGGTCTGTCACGGGAAGCGCTACAACCGTGAGACACTTGAGGTGACCTATAAGGACAAGACCATCGCAGATGTGCTGGACATGACCGTTGAGGAAGCACTGGAATTCTTTGAGAATGTACCCAAGATCAAGAGAAAGCTCCAGACTCTCTACGATGTTGGTCTTGGATATATCAAGCTGGGACAGTCCTCAACAACCCTCTCAGGAGGAGAGGCACAGCGTGTGAAGCTGGCAACCGAGCTTAGCAGGCGTTCTACCGGTAAGACGGTCTACATTCTTGACGAGCCTACAACAGGACTTCACTTTGATGATGTAAACAAGTTGCTTGATGTGCTCCAGAGACTTGTGGATGCAGGTAACACGGTTATCGTGATCGAACACAACCTCGATGTCATTAAGACAGCGGACTGGGTCATCGACCTTGGACCAGAGGGTGGAGAGCGTGGAGGAACCATCGTTGCCGAAGGCACACCTGAGAAACTGGCAAAGAGCAAGGACTCCTATACAGGGGAATTCCTGAAGCGGGTACTCAAGGGATAAATTGAGAATAATAAAAGAAGCTAAAAAAGATTAAAATGGATATCTGACCAACGTCAGATATCATGACCTTCAAAACATGAAAGACAGACCATCTGTCCGTTCTTTACACGAAGACGTGTTTCCATTGCTTCTTCGCCGCATTCTGCACATGCTATGGAACGGTAGACCATGGCCTTTTCAGGCGGTTCGATCTCTACATTTGTTGCAGTGAAAAGTTCCTCATCCGGAATATCAAGGATTGCGAGACCCCTTTCTGCATGCCTTTGTTTGAACTCTTCCTTTTCCTCGTCAGTGGCAGTACCATTTCTTACTTTGGGGAAAAGTTCGTTGTAGCGAGGATCTTCCCTGCGCTGGCGGGGATTTATTGAGATCCTGAGCGCTTCAGGGTTTCCTCTCTTGAAGAAAGTATAGACATGCTTTCCAAGGTCCCTGAACACAAGGTTGCCTTTTCCAAAGGTGCATCCATTGACCACTTGGATAGCATCCACACTGCAGGACTTGTTCTCAACAATGACAACAAGTTCCTCGTCCTCAGCCCGATCCTTGAACTTATTGGCTGCATAGGTTGCAACCCTGTAACCAATAACAAGTCCAGGGCAGAGATGCCCGTGGAATTTTATAACATCATCCAGTTCCATGAGGTCACCTTAGAACTGACTTCTGATCTTTGCAACGACGTTCTCGACCTGGGTCACTGCAGTACCGATGTACCTGTCAGGGTTCACAAGGTCTGTGATGTCATCCTCACTAAGGTATTGTGTGACCTCTGGCTTGGCCAGAAGTACTTCCTTGAGGTGCTTGCCTGACTCGTGTGCCTCCATTGCAGAGCTTCTCACGATCTCGTGGGCTTCCTGCCTTCCTACACCGCGCTTTGCAAGCTCGATCATGATAGCTTCACCCATGTTAAGACCACGGAGAAGGTCAAGGTTCTTGCGAATGTTCTCAGGATAGAACCTGAGGTTTTCGATAACACCGATGGCCAGCTTGAGAAGGTGGTCGGTCAGCACACAGCTTTCAGGGAAAACTACCCTTTCACATGAAGAGTTGGTGAGGTCACGCTCATCCCAGAGAGTGTTGTTCAGAAGTTCCGGCTCGACCATTGAGCGGACGATACGTGCCAGACCGCTGATCTGTTCTGACTTGATAGGGTTCCTCTTGTGAGGCATGGTGGAAGAACCTACCTGTTTCTTGCGGAAGCTTTCCTCGACCTCTGCGATCTCGCTTCTCTGGAGGGAGCGGATCTCCACTGCGATCTTGTCAAGGGTTGTTACTGTATTTGCCATCCACATGACGAACTCTGCGTGGCGGTCACGCTGGATGATCTGGTTAGATACATCGACACTACCAAGACCAAGATATTCCATTGCATGTTTCTGGATCTCGATACCATCCTGTCCGAATGCTGCCTGTGTACCCACAGCTCCGGTCATCTGTCCTACCAGAAGACGTGGTGTGAGCTGGCCCAGACGCTCGAGGTGTCTTGACATCTCACTTGCCCAGATAGCAAACCTGAGACCGTATGTTGTTGGGACACCGATCTGACCGTGTGTTCTTCCTGCACAGACAGTATTCTTGTGCTCTTCTGCCTTTATCAACAAGACATCCAGAAGCGTGCGTACCTTGTCTTCAAGGATAGCAACTGCATCCATCATCTGAAGAGCGGTGGCTGTGTCCAGGATATCGTTGGATGTTGCACCAAAGTGCACCCATTTTGCAGCATCTTCGCTGCACTGCTCGGAGATTGCGAGAACGATGGCCATCATGTCATGATGGATCTCATCTTCTATCTCTGTGACCCTTTCCAGTTTGACAGAGCCAATGCTGTGCTCGATTGCATTCGCAGCTTCAACAGGTACGATGCCTACCTTTGCTTCAGCCTGTGAAAGAGCTGCCTCGGTCTTTAAGAGCTTTTCAAGGCGGTTTGCCTCACTCCAGACATATTTCAT
This genomic interval carries:
- the uvrA gene encoding excinuclease ABC subunit UvrA, with product MSLKNIIVKGAKEHNLKNIDLVFPRDKLIVITGLSGSGKSSLAFDTIYAEGQRRYVESLSAYARQFLGLMEKPDVEYIEGLSPAISIEQKTTSKNPRSTVGTVTEIYDYLRLLYARIGIRHCPKCGKTIEPQSVDQIVDSIMKIDEGSKVHILAPLVRERKGEYKKLLTDLRGEGFARARVDGDIVSLDDAETIELGRYYKHNIEVVVDRLAIKKGIEERLSDSVETALEKSGGTLMVHVLDGDEMVFSENLACTDCGIGFEEMEPSAFSFNSPQGACEECHGLGTSMEFDPELIVPDPTLTLREGAIEHWSKKDGYYMQALESVGQHFGFSLDVPFEELEQKHKDIIFNGTNEMINYVHIGKNGGMWKHKGRFRGVISNISKTYDNTESENTKDRLRKYITTKPCTTCSGNRLKPASLAVTINDSNIIQVTQMSVETSLQFFEELEPTLTPREYSIARLILKEIKARLGFLMDVGLDYLTLSRSAATLSGGEAQRIRLATQIGSSLMGVLYILDEPSIGLHQRDNLRLINTLKHLRDIGNTVVVVEHDEETILNSDHVVDMGPGAGIHGGEVVAEGTPEEIMAHPDSLTGQYMSGKLEIAVPEKRRKPAGKLILKGASQNNLKGIDVKFPLGVMACVTGVSGSGKSTLINETLNKVLAQKLHRARDRPGKYKEIKGLDLIDKVITIDQSPIGRTPRSNPATYTNLFTPIRELFAQTKMAKARGYKPGRFSFNVRGGRCETCSGDGIITIEMHFLPDVYVPCEVCHGKRYNRETLEVTYKDKTIADVLDMTVEEALEFFENVPKIKRKLQTLYDVGLGYIKLGQSSTTLSGGEAQRVKLATELSRRSTGKTVYILDEPTTGLHFDDVNKLLDVLQRLVDAGNTVIVIEHNLDVIKTADWVIDLGPEGGERGGTIVAEGTPEKLAKSKDSYTGEFLKRVLKG
- a CDS encoding FmdE family protein is translated as MELDDVIKFHGHLCPGLVIGYRVATYAANKFKDRAEDEELVVIVENKSCSVDAIQVVNGCTFGKGNLVFRDLGKHVYTFFKRGNPEALRISINPRQRREDPRYNELFPKVRNGTATDEEKEEFKQRHAERGLAILDIPDEELFTATNVEIEPPEKAMVYRSIACAECGEEAMETRLRVKNGQMVCLSCFEGHDI
- the purB gene encoding adenylosuccinate lyase, yielding MAIHPIEYRYGTDEMKYVWSEANRLEKLLKTEAALSQAEAKVGIVPVEAANAIEHSIGSVKLERVTEIEDEIHHDMMAIVLAISEQCSEDAAKWVHFGATSNDILDTATALQMMDAVAILEDKVRTLLDVLLIKAEEHKNTVCAGRTHGQIGVPTTYGLRFAIWASEMSRHLERLGQLTPRLLVGQMTGAVGTQAAFGQDGIEIQKHAMEYLGLGSVDVSNQIIQRDRHAEFVMWMANTVTTLDKIAVEIRSLQRSEIAEVEESFRKKQVGSSTMPHKRNPIKSEQISGLARIVRSMVEPELLNNTLWDERDLTNSSCERVVFPESCVLTDHLLKLAIGVIENLRFYPENIRKNLDLLRGLNMGEAIMIELAKRGVGRQEAHEIVRSSAMEAHESGKHLKEVLLAKPEVTQYLSEDDITDLVNPDRYIGTAVTQVENVVAKIRSQF